The Desulfobacterales bacterium genome segment TTAATTTTTATTCGCACAAAAAAATTTAATGCGAGGTCAATATGATTTCAGCAAATTTAGGAAAAAAAGACAATGAGGTCTGTGATTGCCTCCAAACTTTCGTTTATCAAATTCCTAATAACGAAGTAATTTCTATGAATAATAATATCGCTGCTGATACGCAAACTGATTTTTTAGTTCAAATATTAGATTCCCTCCCTCATCCTTTATATGTGATAGATGTAAACGATTATACCATTCAATATGCAAATAAAGAGGCTAAGCTTAACGGAATGAATGGATACGGTTTAAATTGCTATGCTGTTACACATGGAAATGCTGCTCCGTGCAACGATAGAGACCATATTTGTCCACTTACTGAAATAAAAAAAACAAAAAAGCCTGTTATAGTGGAACATATTCATTATGACAAAAATGGAAGGGAACGATACATAGATATTCATGCCTATCCTGTATTTAACCAAGATGGACAATTAGTTCAAATAGTTGAATGTTTTTTAGACGTTTCTGAGCGTAAGATAGTAGAAGAGCAACTTAGACGATCTCAAAAAATGGAAGCAATTGGCACTATGACAGCAGGCATCGCTCATGAATTCAACAATATTCTTTATATAATCATGGGCTACACCGAATTTTTACTAAATAATGACAGGCTTACGAATGAAGATATATTGCAAGAAATATTAAAAGCATCAGAAAGAGGATCGACTTTAATCAAAGGACTTCTTACATTTAGTCGTAAGATTGAAAGCGAATGTAATCTTCACAACCTTAATATTGAAATAAAAAAAATAACAGAAATGTTAAGGCGCATAGTTCCTAAAACGATTAATATAAAACTTGATCTTGTTGACGATCTGGTTGCTACAAATGTGAATTTGGAACAAATAGGACAGGTTTTGATAAATTTAGCTCTTAATTCTAAAGATGCTATGCCTAATGGTGGACAAATAACTATAAAATCAGAGAATATTATTGTTAATGAATCATCTCAATACACACCTTTAAAAATGGAAAAAGGTCAATATGTGTTATTAACATTTTCAGATACCGGACATGGAATGGATACGGAAATAAAAAACCGAATTTTCGATCCGTTTTTTACAACAAAAGAAGTCGGAAAAGGTACTGGTCTTGGATTATCGATAGTTTTCGGTATCATAAAAAATCATAATGGCTATATTTTCTGCGAAAGTGAGCCAAAGATCGGAACGACGATTAAAATTTATTTACCAGCTTATGATTAAATAATGGTTATATGCTCCAACTATATTGAAAATGGAATTAATAAAAAAAAGCAAGACTTTTAAATGCAATATAAAAATAAGCCATAAATTTATGTGTATGGCTTTTATAATTCTATTTATTTTCTTTGTAGTAATATTTTTTGTTCTTAACTATACAGCGTCTAAATACTTAACTTCGGCAAAAATTGATGAGATGTCTTATATATCTAAAATAGCAATAGACGACATACATGATACTCATCAAGATGCAATTAAACATATCCGTAATTTTATTACTACTCCTGATATTAAAGAAAATATAACTACATCATTAACTTTTAATGCTCACATCTCATCATCAGATACGATATCATTATCAGCTTTAAATTCAAGAATATACCTTTTAAAACAAATAACACGATTATATAATTGTTCGGATTTAGCACGAATTAGTCTTTATAGGCTATCTTCGCATAATGATATCTTTTCACTTATATTTTATAGTGATAAAAAAAATGTATTTATTCCGATTCCAACAATATGTTCGGAATTTAAAATTCTTAATGATGATTATAATGAGTTTTTATTAAAAGATTTAACCTTAGATAGCATTAAAAGCATTGGCGAGTTAGAAAAATTTTATATAGAAAAAGGACTAAAAATAACGGATAACTTTACATTTAACCCGGAATACGAGATAGATAGAAATAATAAATATGATATAAAAACAAAAATTATCTTAGATGAAAATTCAATAACTCTTAGGATGATGTGTCCATTAATATTTGAAAAATCTGAAGGCTTACTTATATTAGACAAAGTACTTGATATTCAATTTTTAAAATTACTAAAAGAAAAAATAGAAAAAAATATAGGTTTTACAGTAGGAAACAAAATTATAGAATCTACTCTAAATATTAATATTTTTTTTATAAACGACCCAAATATTTTAGAACTTAAAGGTGAAAAATTTTATTATAAGAATATTATTTGTTTTGATAAAAAAACTTTTGATGAAGATATAGGAATCGCTGTTTTCAATTCTGTATCGGATATTAACGATATTACAAAAAAAATACGGTTTAGAATAGCCTTAATACTTCTTATTTGTATATTAGTTCTTCTCATTGCTATTTTAACGTTAACTCAAAAAATTATAATACAGCCTTTAATAACGCTTGAAGAAAATGCCTCTGAAATAGCGAAAGGCAATTTAGATAAAACCATTAATATAAAAAGGCTTGATGAGCTTGGAAGCTTAGCTCAAAGCTTTATTGAAATGAAAAATTCTGTTTCCCAAAAAATTCATGATTTAGAAAGAAATGAAGCGAGATTTAGGGCATTAGTAGAATCTACGAGTGATTGGATATGGGAGATGAACAGCAAACATGTTTATACTTATTGCAGTCCTAAAATTAAGGATTTACTCGGATATGAGCCCGATGAAGTTGTAGGTAACACTCCTTCAAATTTTATGATTTCTACAGAAGGTCATCAATTAAGTGAATTTTGTGGAAAACTTAAAAAAAACAGGTTTCCATTTAAAGGTATGGAAAATATTTTTATTCATAAAGATGCAAGGCCTATTGTAATTGAAACGAGCGGAGTTCCTATTTTAGATGAAAAAGGAAATTATCTTGGGCATAGGGGAGTATCAAGGGATATAACCGAAAGAAAAAAAATTATTGAATCTCTTCAAATTAAAGATTTTGCTATCTCCTGTTCAATCTCAGCCATTTCAATATCTGATCTTTCAGGCGAACTTAAATACGCTAATCAAGCATGTTTAAAGCTTTGGGGATATGATAATATTGATGAAGTAATAGGAAAGCCAATTACAATGTTTTGGGACGGAAAACAAAAAGCAATAGATATTCTCCACATAATACAAAAAGAGGGATGCTGGATAGGTAATGCTAAAGGTAAAAGAAAGGATGGAACAATATTTCCAGCTCAAGTGATGGGAAGTTTAGTTGAAAATGATTATGGAGATCCTGTTTGTATGATAGGTTCTTTTTTAGATATTTCTGAATTAAAAAATGCTGAACACCTAATGCGAATAGAAGATAAAATGAGCTCATTAGGGAGAATAGCGAGCGGTATAGCTCATGAAATACGAAGTCCTTTATCCGCTCTAAATATGTTCATATCTGCATTAAAAAAAATTTTAATAGATTTTGAAAATATTAAAGCTGCCGATATTAAAAAAATGGAAAAAGTTATCAATAATATTCAAGCAGCCTCAAACAAAATAGAAATAATTATTAAAAAAATTATGGATTTTACACGACCATCGGCTCCAAAATTTAAGTTATCATGCATAAACAATTCTATTGATAAAGCTGTTGATTTATGTGAAGCTTTTATAAAAAAGTCGGGTATAAAAATCGAAACATCATTATATAGTAATTTGCCTTCTTCTTATATTGATTCAAATATGATGGAACAAGTTTTTGTCAATTTAATAAATAACGCTGCTCAAGCTATGATTAATCAGAATGAAAATCAAAATCAAAATCAAAAACGTATAGAAATAAAAACTTTACACGACAACGATAATATAATAATTTCCATTTCTGACTCTGGCTCTGGAATTCCTTTATCAATACAAGAAAAAATTTTTGACCCATTTTTTACGACAAAAAATGATGGAACAGGTATCGGATTAAGCATAGTTTATCGCATTATAACAGACCATCAAGGAAAAATTGAAATAAATAAGAATAAAAATGATGGGGCTGAGTTCATTATATATTTACCTATTTTCAAATAAATAAAGGCTAATTTATAGTTAAAAAATATTTATTATTTATTTGCTATTCATTGAACTGTGATTTTTCTTGGAGGAATAAATCATTTATCTTACGATTAATATAATAACACTATCAATTTTATTTTTAGCGTTTCCGCAAAATAAATATTGTATTTTTATAAAATATTCAAAAATATAATTATTTGATTACCTACCTATAAAATAATTAATCACCTTAAATAACTAATAATTTATTCATTTATATAATATTTTTTTATAGATGGCATAGCCTTTGCTATCCAGAATATGAAACTTAGAAAAATAAATTATAAATGCTGCGTCCGGAGCGTCTGCTGAGGAAGATGATTGTTTACATAAATATTGGCCATTAAGAGCTTTAAAGGTTACTTATGTATTTTAATTAGGTGATTTCTATTAAATAATTTACCATTATGATTGTAGGATATCCTTGCATTTTTAATTTACACTTTTTAATTCTGGATTCCAGATATTTGAGTTAATGGTAAAGTCTTTATATAGGAAATCACCTTAATTATTTAACTTTAAAAAAAGGAGATTTGAATATGTAATGTAATATGTTTAATTCATTGAGTAATAAACCATAAAGACCACAAAAAACTCAAACTAAAAAGTTTACAATTTTTGAAAGGATAGATATGAAAAAAGGAATTATAATTTTAGTATTATTAGGTTTAACATTTTTCCCTATGGTTTCTGAATCGCAAACCGAAAAAATAATTCTCGGTTTTATCGATCAAGATGACTTTCCAATGACAATGACAAATACGACAGGTTTAAATTTTGAATTATTAAAACTCGTAGAAGAAAATTTAGGAATAGAATTTACGTTCGTTATGCTTCCATGGAAAAGATGTTTCTTTGAATTACAACAGAATAAAATTAACGGTTTAATTGGAGCAAGCTTCAAAGAAGAAAGAATGGAATACGGAAGTTATCCTATGACAGCTGATAATAAACTCGATAATTCAAAAAGACTATATGATGCATCATATTCCCTTTATAAGTTAAAAGGCGATAACCTTAGTTGGAACGGAACAGAGTTTGTGAATCTTAATAATAGAAAGATTGGTTCTATTTTAGGTTATTCGATCGTTGATACTTTAAAAAATTTAAAAGTAGATGTCGATGACGGAGCAAAGACATCTAAACAAAATCTTGATAAAATGATTAAAGGAAGAATATGCGCTTCAGTTCTTATGACGACTGACACTGATTTTGTACTAAAAACGAATAAATCATATTCGGAAAAAATTGAAAAAGTGGATTTGCCAGTATCAGCTAAACCATATTTTTTGATGCTTTCACATCAGTTTGTAAAAGAACATCCAGAAACAGCCGAAAAAATTTGGACTAAAATAAAAGATCTTCGAGATTCAAAAGAATATGAAGACAAGAAAGATGCGTTTTTTTCTTCACAAACTGAGTTTTAGTGCAATCCCCATACAGTATTTAAGAAAAGTATTTTGGATAATCGTCATTCCGGGGAAAGTCAGAAAATCATTTAGATTTTCTGACTTTAACCAGGAATCCAGTTTTAAAATCTTAATATTTTCTGGATTCCGGATTAAAATTTAAAAATATTCATTTTTCAATTTTATCAGGAATGACGGTTTACGACGTTTATTTAATTTTTTCAATTTACTTTTCTGAAAATACTATAGTCTTTATATCTACAAGGATCGCAATATGAAAAAAGGAATAAATAAAATTAATGAATTTATGCAAATGATAGCTTCATCAGTTGAGGAACAATCATCAGCAACTAATGAAATTTCACAAAATATTTCTTTATCATCTAAAAATATTACAGAATCTACAATAAATTTAACACAAAATTCTATAGCTACTCAAAACATTGCTAAAGATATAGCTGAATTAGATATTTCAACAAAAGAAATATCAATAAATTCTAATAAAGTTAACGAAAAATCCCAAGAACTTTCAGATCTTTCATCTCATTTAAGCCGATTAATTGAAAAATTTAAAATTTAGAAAAATATTGACAAAAATATTAGGTAAAGATACGTATTTTTAATAATAACAATAAAATTTAGGGAGTTTGAAATGAAAAATTTTTTTCTAATAATATTTTGTATTTTTTTTAGTCTTGTTCAAATCTGTAATTCTGAAGAACTTCCTATTAAACTTAAAGCGGGCTTTATTTACGTTTCTCCGGTAAAAGATGGAGGATGGTCTTATGCTCATGACCTCGGAAGAAAATTCATTGAGCAAATTCCGGGCGTTAAAACTTCTTTTATTGAGTCTGTCGCTGAAAATGCCTATGCTGAAAATGTTTTAACTTATTTAGCAAAGACTGACCATAAACTAATTTTTGCAACGAGTTTTGGGCATATGGATTCTGTAACAAAGGTTGCTACACAATTTCCAAATGTGATTTTCATGCATTGCTCAGGATATAACCCAGCTAAAAATATAGGAACATATTTTGGCCGTATTTATGAAGCACGCTATCTTACAGGAATTGTAGCTGGAGGTATGACTAAGAGTAATATTTTAGGATATGTTGCAGCTTATCCTATTCCTGAAGTTATTAGAGGCATTAATGCTTTTACACTTGGAGCTTTATCCGTAAATCCAAAAGTTCAAGTTCATGTTATTTGGACTAAAAGTTGGTATAATCCGTTTATAGAAAAAAAAGCCGCTCTAACTCTATTAGAAAATGGAGCTGATGTTATAGCTCAACACCAGGATTCACCAGCCTGCCAGATAATGGCGCAGGAAAAAGGAGTCTATTCTATCGGATACAATCTTGATATGAGCGCGTTTGCTCCAAAATCCCATCTAACAGCTCCAATTTGGAACTGGGGAGCTATTTATAAGTATATAGTTACTCAAGTAATTGATGGTGCTTGGAAAAGTGAAGATATATGGTGGGGAATGAAAGAAAATGTGGTTGACATAGCTCCACTTGCATCTATTGTACCAAAAGAGCTTCAAGAAAAAGTTACTAGTGCAAAAGAGAAAATAATCGAAGGGAGTTTGACTGTTTTTGAAGGTTCTATTCTTGATCAAAAAGGAAATACTCGATTTATTCAAGAACAAAAAGCAACTGACCAAGAAATGCGAGCTATGAACTGGTTTGTAAAAGGAGTCGTTGGGATAATAGATTAATTATGAGTATTAAACGTAAATTATGGTTAGCAATTACTCTTCTAATAGGAGTAACAATAATTGGATCTATCGCATCTTTATGGATTACTACTTCACAATATAGAGAAATGATCCATAATAGCTTATCTTCTAATATCCGCCAATTAAATATTGAACTGGAACAGTTATCTGAAAAATTAAAAGAAACATTAATATTAGAAGTTGAAGAACAAGACATTATTTCAGTAACAAGATCTTTGTACTTAATTGAAGATAATGCATCGGAACTTAAACGTAATATCCAATGTGATACAATAAAAAAATTTCAAGAATTAATCCGAAATAAAAATTATGATCTCATTGCATTTTATGACGCTTTAGGGATTAGATGTTATGCTAATCAGACAGATATTTATATTGTAACTTTTGACCAAGAAAAAAAACAATCACTGCACTTTGTTCCTACAGCTGGTTCTGTTCTTGTTCAATGTGAATCCAAGCAATGGAGAGCTGCAAATCCCCTTCCTAATGTAGAGGACCGTATCATACTGCCAGAAAATATAGAAATTTATTTTGTTAATTATGGTAAAGAATTATTCGCCGAAGGTATAATATCCATTAAAACAACAACATATACTGAAACAGGAGAGGAAAAAATAATACCATCAGGAGCAATTCTTTTGCGCCAAAAATTAACTGATAATTATATTCAATATCTTGCTGAGAAAATGTCAAGTAATATGGCGCTTTTTTTGTCATCTGGAGAATTATCTGTAAAAAGTTCTATGTCTAAAGATAGCTCAACTAAATGTAATTTAACAGAAAATAATAAGCACATGAAAACAATGATTAATAATGCTCTTATCAAAGGAGAATTTTTTGGGGATGTTAATCTTGAAAATGAAAAATATTATATTTTACTCAAACCTTACATATTTAATCAAAAAAACGTATGTATCGCGGCTTCATACGCATCTACAGAACTTGAAAGGGAAAATATAAAAAAATCTTTTGTTCTTCAATTCGGAGGTGTTGTTGCATCTCTTTTATTTGCCGCTCTTATCGCCGTTCTAATG includes the following:
- a CDS encoding BMP family ABC transporter substrate-binding protein; its protein translation is MKNFFLIIFCIFFSLVQICNSEELPIKLKAGFIYVSPVKDGGWSYAHDLGRKFIEQIPGVKTSFIESVAENAYAENVLTYLAKTDHKLIFATSFGHMDSVTKVATQFPNVIFMHCSGYNPAKNIGTYFGRIYEARYLTGIVAGGMTKSNILGYVAAYPIPEVIRGINAFTLGALSVNPKVQVHVIWTKSWYNPFIEKKAALTLLENGADVIAQHQDSPACQIMAQEKGVYSIGYNLDMSAFAPKSHLTAPIWNWGAIYKYIVTQVIDGAWKSEDIWWGMKENVVDIAPLASIVPKELQEKVTSAKEKIIEGSLTVFEGSILDQKGNTRFIQEQKATDQEMRAMNWFVKGVVGIID
- a CDS encoding transporter substrate-binding domain-containing protein → MKKGIIILVLLGLTFFPMVSESQTEKIILGFIDQDDFPMTMTNTTGLNFELLKLVEENLGIEFTFVMLPWKRCFFELQQNKINGLIGASFKEERMEYGSYPMTADNKLDNSKRLYDASYSLYKLKGDNLSWNGTEFVNLNNRKIGSILGYSIVDTLKNLKVDVDDGAKTSKQNLDKMIKGRICASVLMTTDTDFVLKTNKSYSEKIEKVDLPVSAKPYFLMLSHQFVKEHPETAEKIWTKIKDLRDSKEYEDKKDAFFSSQTEF
- a CDS encoding PAS domain-containing protein; this translates as MISANLGKKDNEVCDCLQTFVYQIPNNEVISMNNNIAADTQTDFLVQILDSLPHPLYVIDVNDYTIQYANKEAKLNGMNGYGLNCYAVTHGNAAPCNDRDHICPLTEIKKTKKPVIVEHIHYDKNGRERYIDIHAYPVFNQDGQLVQIVECFLDVSERKIVEEQLRRSQKMEAIGTMTAGIAHEFNNILYIIMGYTEFLLNNDRLTNEDILQEILKASERGSTLIKGLLTFSRKIESECNLHNLNIEIKKITEMLRRIVPKTINIKLDLVDDLVATNVNLEQIGQVLINLALNSKDAMPNGGQITIKSENIIVNESSQYTPLKMEKGQYVLLTFSDTGHGMDTEIKNRIFDPFFTTKEVGKGTGLGLSIVFGIIKNHNGYIFCESEPKIGTTIKIYLPAYD
- a CDS encoding PAS domain S-box protein: MAFIILFIFFVVIFFVLNYTASKYLTSAKIDEMSYISKIAIDDIHDTHQDAIKHIRNFITTPDIKENITTSLTFNAHISSSDTISLSALNSRIYLLKQITRLYNCSDLARISLYRLSSHNDIFSLIFYSDKKNVFIPIPTICSEFKILNDDYNEFLLKDLTLDSIKSIGELEKFYIEKGLKITDNFTFNPEYEIDRNNKYDIKTKIILDENSITLRMMCPLIFEKSEGLLILDKVLDIQFLKLLKEKIEKNIGFTVGNKIIESTLNINIFFINDPNILELKGEKFYYKNIICFDKKTFDEDIGIAVFNSVSDINDITKKIRFRIALILLICILVLLIAILTLTQKIIIQPLITLEENASEIAKGNLDKTINIKRLDELGSLAQSFIEMKNSVSQKIHDLERNEARFRALVESTSDWIWEMNSKHVYTYCSPKIKDLLGYEPDEVVGNTPSNFMISTEGHQLSEFCGKLKKNRFPFKGMENIFIHKDARPIVIETSGVPILDEKGNYLGHRGVSRDITERKKIIESLQIKDFAISCSISAISISDLSGELKYANQACLKLWGYDNIDEVIGKPITMFWDGKQKAIDILHIIQKEGCWIGNAKGKRKDGTIFPAQVMGSLVENDYGDPVCMIGSFLDISELKNAEHLMRIEDKMSSLGRIASGIAHEIRSPLSALNMFISALKKILIDFENIKAADIKKMEKVINNIQAASNKIEIIIKKIMDFTRPSAPKFKLSCINNSIDKAVDLCEAFIKKSGIKIETSLYSNLPSSYIDSNMMEQVFVNLINNAAQAMINQNENQNQNQKRIEIKTLHDNDNIIISISDSGSGIPLSIQEKIFDPFFTTKNDGTGIGLSIVYRIITDHQGKIEINKNKNDGAEFIIYLPIFK